The Flavobacterium commune genome contains the following window.
CAGTGGGTCAGTAAAAAAAACAGTAATAAACCGGCGGAATGGAAAATTGTTGATAATGATTATTTAGAAGTTGTACCAGGTTCGGGTGATATTCAGACAAAAATGACTTTTGGAGACTGTCAGTTTCATTTAGAATGGAGTACGCCGGACGAAGTTTTAGATGGAGGACAGGCAAGGGGAAATAGTGGTGTGTTTTTCCAAAACAGATATGAATTGCAAATTTTAGATTCTTATAATAACAGAACTTACAGTAACGGTCAGGCGGGAAGTATATATAAGGATCATGCACCATTAGTAAATGCTGTAAAATCACCATTGGAATGGAATGTTTATGATGTAATCTATACCGCACCACGCTTCAGGACTGATGGAAAAATTGATGCTCCAGCCAGAATTACTGTTTTTCTAAACGGTGTTTTGATACAAAATAATGTAACAATAAATGGTTTGACGCTTTATATCGGTTTACATAATTATCCGTCTTCTCATGGTGATGATGTTATTTCGCTTCAGGATCATGGTACTAAAAATCAATTTAGAAATATTTGGATAAGAAAACTTTAAAAATGGCAATTAGCAGGTCAAGTGCATTAAATTTTTTTGCCGAAAATTAGACCAATAAGTACAAATTAAACGTTGTTTTTAATTACACTAATCATTAAAACAGATAGAATTTGTGTTATTCGATTTTAATTTTGATTATAATTAGTAACAATTGTTGTAATTGCTTCGCCAATTCGCTATCGCTCGGGTCGTGTACAACTTTTTTCTAAAAGTAAACACCTTGGAGAATTAGTAATTTTACTGTTTTTACAATCTAATTTACTTATATTTGTCAACCTAAAATTCAAGTTCTAGTGACGCAAATCAATAAGCTTAAAATATTCAACGATCCTATTTATGGATTTATCAGCATTCCAAATGCTTTAATATACGACTTAATTCAGCATCCCTATTTTCAACGATTAAGACGTATTTCTCAAATGGGTTTGTCGTACTTAGTATATCCCGGAGCTAATCATACTCGTTTTCATCACGCCTTAGGTTGCCTACATTTAATGCAAAAAGCCGTAGATGTGTTGCGTTTTAAAGGGGTTTCCATTTCGGAAGAAGAAGAAAACGCATTGTATATTGCTATTTTATTGCACGATATTGGGCATGGACCATTTTCGCATGCAATGGAAAAAAGTATTGTAGAAGATGTGCATCATGAGGAAATTTCGTTGTTGTTCATGAAGCAATTAAATGTTGAGTTCAAAGGAAAATTAAGTCTGGCAATTAAAATTTTTGAAGGAGATTATCATCGAAAATTCATGTTGCAATTGATTTCAAGTCAATTGGATATGGATCGAATGGATTATTTAAAACGTGATAGTTTCTATTCGGGTGTGGCCGAAGGAAATGTCAATTCGGAGCGTTTAATCCAAATGATGAATGTCGAAGATGATTTTTTGGTTATCGAAGAAAAAGGTATTTATTCAGTTGAGAAATTTTTAATGTCACGCCGACTGATGTATTGGCAGGCTTATTTGCACAAGACCAGTTTAGTGGGCGAATTGATTTTGACAAAAATCTTAAAACGCGCCAAAGAATTAGCATTAAAAGGAATGGTTTTGCCTTGCAGTGAGCCATTGCAATTTTTTATGCAAAATAAAATTTCGTTGGAATCGTTTAATACTATTACTTTAGATTTGTTTTCTCAGTTAGATGATTTTGATATCATTAGCGCCTTAAAAGCCTGGCAAAGACAAGATGATTTTATTTTATCTACTTTGAGTAAAATGATTATCAACAGAGATTTATTGAAAATAAAATTGACTAGTGAAAAAGTAGCCATTGAAGATTTAACTCCTTTAAAAGAGCGTTTTGCCTTAGAAAATAATATCAGTGTAGCCGATGCTAATTATTTTATTTTTAAAGGAAAAATAAAAAATCAGGCTTATGACAAGGAAGCTGAACCCATACGAATTTTGAAAAAAGACCGAACAGTTGAAGATGTTATCGAATCATCAGATCAATTGAATTTGAAATCTTTATCAAAGTCGGTGACCAAATATTACATTTGTTTCCCAAAACAACTGGTATAAAACCATATTTAAAATCTATTTTTTATATTTTTGTCGGAATGAAATTTACAGCAGAACAAATAGCGGGTGTTTTAGAGGGCGAAGTAGTGGGGAATCCCCAAGCTGAAGTCCATGAATTATCTAAAATAGAAGAAGGAAAAGAGGGTTCGCTTACTTTTTTATCCAATCCCAAATACAATAATTATATCTATACTACCGAGGCTACAATAACCATTGTAAATAAAACTTTTGTCCCTGAATCAGATTTAAAAACAACACTAATTAAGGTGGATGATGCTTATATGGCTTTTTCCAAGTTGTTAGAATTTTACGATCAGGCAAAAAAAGCCAGTAAAAAAGGTATCGAACCTCATACAGTTTTATCTGAAGATGTCAAATATGGTCAAAATTTATATTTAGGTAGCTTTAGTTATGTAGGTACAAATGTGGTTATTGGTGATAATGTAAAAATATATCCTAACTGTTTTATTGGCGATAATGTTGTCATTCGCGATAATGTCACTATTTTTGCCGGCGCAAAGATTTATTCGGAAACCATAATTGGTAATAATTGTATTATTCATGCAGGAACTGTTATTGGTTCGGATGGTTTTGGGTTTGCACCCAATTCGGATGGAACATACAAGAAAATTCCCCAAATAGGAAATGTAGTTATTGAAGATGATGTTGAAATAGGAGCTTGTACTACAATTGACAGAGCCACATTAGGTTCAACCCGAATTAGAAAAGGAGTGAAATTAGACAATCAGATTCAGGTTGCTCACAATGTTGAAATTGGCGAAAATACTGTAATAGCTGCTCAAACCGGAATTGCGGGTTCTACTAAGATTGGTACAAACGGAATGATTGGCGGGCAAGTAGGAATATCAGGTCATTTAATAATTGGAAATAATGTCAGAATCCAGGCGCAGTCCGGAGTGGCAAGAAATATAAAAGACGACGAAGTTTTGCAAGGGAGTCCTACATTTGGTTATACTGATTTTAGTAAATCCTATGTGCATTTCAAAAATTTCCCTAAGATTATTGCAGAAATTGACGAATTAAAGAAACAAATATTAAACCAAAAACATGGAAACAATGGTTAAACAGAAGACCATCAAAACAGAAATCTCGTTAACGGGAGTTGGCTTACACACCGGTAAAGAAGTTAAAATGACTTTTAAACCTGCTCCTGCAAATAATGGTTTTACTTTTGTTAGGTTAGATCTTGAAGGACATCCTGTAATTGAGGCAGATGCAAATTATGTTGTCAATACTCAAAGAGGTACAAATCTGGAAAAATTAGGCGTTAAAATTCAAACACCTGAGCATGTTTTAGCTGCTCTGGTAGGTTGTGATTTAGACAATGTTATCATTGAATTAGATGCTTCAGAGCTTCCTATTATGGATGGTTCTTCAAAATATTTTGTTGAAGCTTTAGAAAAAGCAGGTGTAGAGGAACAAAGTGCTAAACGCAATGTTTACGTTGTAAAAGAAGTAATTTCATTTACTGACGAAGCAAGCGGAAGCGAAATTCTGGTAATGCCTAGTGATCATTATACGGTAACTACAATGGTTGATTTTGGTACTAAAATTTTAGGTACACAAAATGCAACTCTTAAAAGTATAGACGATTTTAAAACTGAAATTGCATCTTCAAGAACTTTCAGCTTTTTGCACGAATTAGAGTCTCTTTTAGATAATGGTTTGATTAAAGGCGGTGATTTGAATAATGCTATTGTTTATGTAGATAAAGAAATTTCTACAGCAACAATGGAAAATTTAAAAGTAGCTTTTGGTAAAGAAACACTTACTGTAAAACCAAATGGTATTTTAGATAATCTGACTTTACATTATCCAAATGAAGCTGCAAGACACAAATTATTGGATGTAATAGGTGATTTGGCTTTGATTGGAATAAAAATACAAGGAAAAGTTATTGCTAATAAACCAGGTCATTTTGTAAACACACAATTTGCAAAGAAAATGGCTAAGATGATTAAAATTGAACAACGCAACTACGTTCCTGTTTACGATTTGAATCAAGAGCCTTTGATGGATATTCATAAAATCATGGCAATGTTGCCACACAGGCCACCATTTTTGTTGATTGACAGAATCATCGAAATGTCTGACAGTCATGTGGTGGGGATGAAAAATGTAACTATGAATGAAAATTTCTTCGTTGGACATTTCCCTGATGCTCCGGTTATGCCTGGAGTTTTAATTGTTGAAGCTATGGCACAAACTGGTGGTATTTTAGTTTTAAGTACCGTTCCGGATCCGGAGAATTATTTGACCTACTTTATGAAAATTGATAATGTGAAATTCAAACATAAAGTATTGCCAGGAGATACCTTAATATTCAAGTGTGATTTAATTACTCCTATCAGAAGAGGAATTTGCCACATGCAGGCTAATGCTTACGCTAATGGTAAATTAGTTGCTGAAGCTGAATTAATGGCACAAATTGCAAGAAAACAACAACAATAATTAGGATAGAAACAGTTCCTCCCTGTTACTATGATTTTTTAAATAGTAATTAAGGTAATTAATTATAAAAACAAAAAATAGATGAATCAACCGTTAGCTTATGTTCATCCTGGTGCGAAAATCGCCAAAAATGTGGTAATTGAACCTTTTACAACCATTCATAACAATGTGGTAATTGGCGATGGTACCTGGATAGGTTCTAATGTAACCATCATGGAAGGTGCAAGAATTGGAAAAAATTGCAATATTTTTCCCGGAGCAGTTATCTCGGCTGTTCCACAAGATTTAAAATTTGGTGGTGAAGATTCATTGGCTATTATTGGTGACAACTGTACTATTAGAGAGTGTGTAACTATCAACAGAGGTACTAATGCTTCCGGACAAACAGTTATTGGAAATAATTGTTTAATTATGGCAGCAGCTCATATTGCTCATGATTGTGTAGTAGGAGATAATGCAATTATTGTAAACGGTGTGCTTTTGGCGGGTCATGTTATTGTGGGTAAATACGCTGTATTAGGCGGTTTGGCAGCAGTACATCAGTTTATCAATATTGGAGATCACGCAATGGTTTCAGGTGGTTCTTTAGTTCGTAAAGACGTTCCTCCTTATACTAAAGCGGCTAAAGAACCTTTGTCCTATGTAGGTATCAATTCTGTTGGATTGAGAAGAAGAGGTTTTACAACTGAAAAAATCAGAGAAATTCAGGACATCTATCGAATTTTATATCAAAAAAATTATAATAATACTCAGGCTTTAGGAATCATAGAAGCCGAAATGGAAGCAACTCCTGAAAGAGACGAAATTATTGATTTTATAAGAAACTCTTCCAGAGGTATTATGAAAGGTTATAGTGGAGGCTATTAAAGGCTAATAGAATAAAAAAAGAAGAATGAGAAAAGATCAGGTATTTAATTTATATTAGTTGATCTTTAGAAAATAAATAAAATAAGATTTTAGAAATATAAACTCTAAAATCTACAATCTTAAATCATAAATAAAATGGCATCTACATCAGATATTAGAAACGGACTTTGTATTAAATACAACCACGATATTTATAAAATTATCGAATTTTTACACGTAAAACCAGGAAAAGGACCTGCTTTTGTAAGAACAAAATTAAAAAGTTTAACAACCGGAAAAGTATTGGATAATACTTTTTCAGCAGGACATAAAATTGATGATGTACGCGTAGAAACACATACGTACCAATATTTATATGCAGAAGGAGATCAATTTCATTTTATGAATAACGAATCTTTTGAGCAAATTACTTTGAACAAAAGTATTCTTGATGCTCCGGATTTATTGAAAGAAGGAACTAATGTAATGGTTCAGATTAATACTGAAACTGATTTGCCTTTATCAGTAGATATGCCGGCTTCAATTATTCTTGAAGTAACTTATGCAGAACCGGGAGTAAAAGGGAATACAGCTACAAATGCTACTAAATCAGCAACTGTTGAAACTGGAGCTACAGTTAACGTTCCTTTGTTTATCAACGAAGGAGATAAAATTAAAATTGATACCGCTTCAGGATCCTACATGGAGCGTGTTAAAGAATAGTTTACAGTATTTAGTGCTCCAGTTTGAAAATCAGGCTGGACATTAAAAACTGAATACCTGCCTACCGACAGTCGGGCTAAATACTAAAAAGATGAAATTTACAAGAGCATATTCTTTAAAAGAAATCGCAAATTTACTCAACTGTGAATTTGTAGGGAATGAGGATTTTGAGGTTTTAGGCATGAACGAAATTCATGTGGTGGAGAAAGGAGATATTGTTTTTGTAGATCATCCTAAATACTACGACAAAGCGCTAAACTCGGCAGCTACAATTGTTTTGATTAATAAAAAAGTGGATTGTCCTGAAGGAAAAGCATTGCTTGTTTCTGATGATCCTTTTCGTGATTTCAACAAACTAACTCATTTTTTTAAACCTTTCCAATTTGCCGGAGTAGCTATTGCTCCAACGGCAATTATTGGCGAAGGAACTATAATTCAGCCAAATTCTTTTATTGGTAATAATGTTGTTATTGGAAAAGATTGTTTGATTCATTCTAATGTGTCCATTTATGATCATACTATAATAGGAGACAATGTAATTATTCATGCCGGAACTGTTCTTGGTGCCGATGCGTTTTATTATAAAAAACGTCCTGAGGGTTTTGACCAATTGCTATCAGGAGGTCGTGTTGTTATTAAAGATAATGTAGGCATTGGTGCTCTTTGTACTATTGATAAAGGGGTTACCGGTGATACAACAATTGGTGAAGGAACAAAAATTGACAATCAGGTTCATGTAGGTCATGATACTGTGATTGGAAAAAAATGTTTAATAGCTTCTCAAACCGGAATTGCAGGTTGTGTAATCATTGAAGACGAAGTGACACTTTGGGGACAGGTTGGTACAACCAGCGGAATTACAATTGGAGGAAAAGCTGTTGTCATGGGACAAACCGGAGTAACTAAATCAGTAGAAGGAGGGAAAACTTATTTCGGAACACCTATTCAGGAGTCCAGAGAAAAATTAAAACAATTAGCCAATATCAAAAAGATTCCGGAGATTCTTGATAAATTAAAACAATAAAAAAAGTGCTGCCAAATTATTAATTTTGTTTAAAAAGTAAATAATTTGTGTTGAAGCTAACAAAATGGGTAGAATATCCATCTTTTTTTTGGTAAGAAAACTGTTTAGATTAATTTCGAAAATCTTACTTTTGCATAACAAATTTAAAAATCACAAAAAATATATATCATGAGTGTTTTAGTTAATAAAGATTCCAAAATAATC
Protein-coding sequences here:
- a CDS encoding 3-keto-disaccharide hydrolase, with amino-acid sequence MKFKVLKQSFLSVVLFSAGITAQNKFVNTPPEVSPMPMKPEMTEIWKPEVKIITPAKILGNAPSDAIVLFDGKNLDQWVSKKNSNKPAEWKIVDNDYLEVVPGSGDIQTKMTFGDCQFHLEWSTPDEVLDGGQARGNSGVFFQNRYELQILDSYNNRTYSNGQAGSIYKDHAPLVNAVKSPLEWNVYDVIYTAPRFRTDGKIDAPARITVFLNGVLIQNNVTINGLTLYIGLHNYPSSHGDDVISLQDHGTKNQFRNIWIRKL
- a CDS encoding HD domain-containing protein — encoded protein: MTQINKLKIFNDPIYGFISIPNALIYDLIQHPYFQRLRRISQMGLSYLVYPGANHTRFHHALGCLHLMQKAVDVLRFKGVSISEEEENALYIAILLHDIGHGPFSHAMEKSIVEDVHHEEISLLFMKQLNVEFKGKLSLAIKIFEGDYHRKFMLQLISSQLDMDRMDYLKRDSFYSGVAEGNVNSERLIQMMNVEDDFLVIEEKGIYSVEKFLMSRRLMYWQAYLHKTSLVGELILTKILKRAKELALKGMVLPCSEPLQFFMQNKISLESFNTITLDLFSQLDDFDIISALKAWQRQDDFILSTLSKMIINRDLLKIKLTSEKVAIEDLTPLKERFALENNISVADANYFIFKGKIKNQAYDKEAEPIRILKKDRTVEDVIESSDQLNLKSLSKSVTKYYICFPKQLV
- the lpxD gene encoding UDP-3-O-(3-hydroxymyristoyl)glucosamine N-acyltransferase, which translates into the protein MKFTAEQIAGVLEGEVVGNPQAEVHELSKIEEGKEGSLTFLSNPKYNNYIYTTEATITIVNKTFVPESDLKTTLIKVDDAYMAFSKLLEFYDQAKKASKKGIEPHTVLSEDVKYGQNLYLGSFSYVGTNVVIGDNVKIYPNCFIGDNVVIRDNVTIFAGAKIYSETIIGNNCIIHAGTVIGSDGFGFAPNSDGTYKKIPQIGNVVIEDDVEIGACTTIDRATLGSTRIRKGVKLDNQIQVAHNVEIGENTVIAAQTGIAGSTKIGTNGMIGGQVGISGHLIIGNNVRIQAQSGVARNIKDDEVLQGSPTFGYTDFSKSYVHFKNFPKIIAEIDELKKQILNQKHGNNG
- a CDS encoding bifunctional UDP-3-O-[3-hydroxymyristoyl] N-acetylglucosamine deacetylase/3-hydroxyacyl-ACP dehydratase, whose protein sequence is MVKQKTIKTEISLTGVGLHTGKEVKMTFKPAPANNGFTFVRLDLEGHPVIEADANYVVNTQRGTNLEKLGVKIQTPEHVLAALVGCDLDNVIIELDASELPIMDGSSKYFVEALEKAGVEEQSAKRNVYVVKEVISFTDEASGSEILVMPSDHYTVTTMVDFGTKILGTQNATLKSIDDFKTEIASSRTFSFLHELESLLDNGLIKGGDLNNAIVYVDKEISTATMENLKVAFGKETLTVKPNGILDNLTLHYPNEAARHKLLDVIGDLALIGIKIQGKVIANKPGHFVNTQFAKKMAKMIKIEQRNYVPVYDLNQEPLMDIHKIMAMLPHRPPFLLIDRIIEMSDSHVVGMKNVTMNENFFVGHFPDAPVMPGVLIVEAMAQTGGILVLSTVPDPENYLTYFMKIDNVKFKHKVLPGDTLIFKCDLITPIRRGICHMQANAYANGKLVAEAELMAQIARKQQQ
- the lpxA gene encoding acyl-ACP--UDP-N-acetylglucosamine O-acyltransferase, which translates into the protein MNQPLAYVHPGAKIAKNVVIEPFTTIHNNVVIGDGTWIGSNVTIMEGARIGKNCNIFPGAVISAVPQDLKFGGEDSLAIIGDNCTIRECVTINRGTNASGQTVIGNNCLIMAAAHIAHDCVVGDNAIIVNGVLLAGHVIVGKYAVLGGLAAVHQFINIGDHAMVSGGSLVRKDVPPYTKAAKEPLSYVGINSVGLRRRGFTTEKIREIQDIYRILYQKNYNNTQALGIIEAEMEATPERDEIIDFIRNSSRGIMKGYSGGY
- the efp gene encoding elongation factor P encodes the protein MASTSDIRNGLCIKYNHDIYKIIEFLHVKPGKGPAFVRTKLKSLTTGKVLDNTFSAGHKIDDVRVETHTYQYLYAEGDQFHFMNNESFEQITLNKSILDAPDLLKEGTNVMVQINTETDLPLSVDMPASIILEVTYAEPGVKGNTATNATKSATVETGATVNVPLFINEGDKIKIDTASGSYMERVKE
- a CDS encoding UDP-3-O-(3-hydroxymyristoyl)glucosamine N-acyltransferase, which gives rise to MKFTRAYSLKEIANLLNCEFVGNEDFEVLGMNEIHVVEKGDIVFVDHPKYYDKALNSAATIVLINKKVDCPEGKALLVSDDPFRDFNKLTHFFKPFQFAGVAIAPTAIIGEGTIIQPNSFIGNNVVIGKDCLIHSNVSIYDHTIIGDNVIIHAGTVLGADAFYYKKRPEGFDQLLSGGRVVIKDNVGIGALCTIDKGVTGDTTIGEGTKIDNQVHVGHDTVIGKKCLIASQTGIAGCVIIEDEVTLWGQVGTTSGITIGGKAVVMGQTGVTKSVEGGKTYFGTPIQESREKLKQLANIKKIPEILDKLKQ